One region of Candidatus Electrothrix rattekaaiensis genomic DNA includes:
- a CDS encoding tetratricopeptide repeat protein translates to MALTGISDSLIASVIYLAANKIWHGLNEPVEKSIAETAAYFSNEKQIEITSEGLRKTLSGQTGSEEMRQFLAGEKFISSETLALQFIISDELYTGDQCQLYDTAHEIFSYFKSVLEKNLLSDPAAALPTLKSIQTIFHRISSEEHQIITEKIVELNSEIKQLSDAVGSAYNDLLLLAEKEKEREKYYFEVVDEQYWEGVKNYPDSENIVQYYTRTDSRLERLQQVVLHEFHIANKKADYFFAGILNQAVKNRFSLIKILSRGGEGKSTFIHHISRKYYTKYHIVFLKELETDGLSWLEYRLAQNTDDLPVILVLDNPAVYIDKLPAFFRQVAHGFRKYRMVTLVAEREFRYSNMRSIREFESVYDEVYQLDYKNINLRKQIFRQLMAALEREKKFSDTVVNNALKIFLEEGQLAKRKSISECIYTVIRYLKQNDALKFQFDWEDWDNFTQKNCPDLRRLYLVVATFYQFGYSLDIDFCADFLKRADAIDIEDTLSASRNLPICLRGKYLSLRHETLADWYLDDSTPETAGNRKNSRRIFKDFLDRIDTAFSKDLFIWISKNKDFRRSYLSRLLDDKKQTKILEDFITENPKELKCRTELSKIYQQQKKWDEAEKTLMDLLELDSNNLQARTELSKIYQQQKKWDEAEKILMDLLELDSNNLQARTELSKIYQQQKKWDEAVKPLKEYIALDPQGLHPRTELSKIYQQQKKWDEAEKILMELLKLDSNNLQARTELSKIYQQQKKWDEAVKPLKEYIALDPQGLHPRTELSKIYQQQKKWDEAEKILMELLKLDSNNLQARTELSKIYQQQKKWDEAEKILMESLEIDPEQLHPRTELSKIYQQQKKWDEAEKILMESLKIDPEQLHPRTELSKIYQQQKKWDEAEKILMELLEFDSNNLQARTELSKIYQQQKKWDEAEEVLHQCLEINPDDITSLLELGKILAKTGSKLKDAELYFNHILSLTPDDLYAKTELSILYTKTRQFHKREKILFDIYETHPDNIPNLMNLSRMFVRFRKYRVAIKLLKKALELDNSDLLTITELMKVYAYVNGKKNVSFYKEKGEEIIAQEKYVRNKGRFRNATPHLYEDIELLDLMRIGYWAEREEVKKITSSKNEQEVFQYATVNNQVKNGTKVYYGLYSHAGKTVANFVEPYFEKIDDLWALK, encoded by the coding sequence GAGTTGTACACTGGAGACCAATGCCAACTCTACGATACTGCGCACGAAATATTTTCATATTTCAAATCCGTCCTGGAAAAAAATTTATTAAGTGACCCTGCTGCCGCACTTCCCACCCTGAAATCCATCCAAACAATCTTCCATCGTATCTCCAGTGAAGAACATCAGATTATCACGGAAAAAATCGTTGAACTCAACTCTGAAATAAAACAACTGAGTGATGCGGTGGGTTCTGCTTATAACGATCTGTTACTCTTGGCCGAAAAAGAGAAAGAAAGAGAAAAATATTATTTTGAGGTCGTGGACGAACAGTATTGGGAAGGAGTGAAGAACTACCCTGATTCTGAAAACATCGTTCAATATTACACCAGAACCGACTCTCGTCTGGAAAGGCTCCAGCAGGTAGTTTTGCATGAATTCCATATCGCTAATAAAAAAGCCGACTATTTTTTTGCAGGAATTCTGAATCAGGCTGTGAAAAATCGTTTTTCTCTGATCAAAATATTGTCCAGGGGCGGAGAGGGTAAATCTACATTCATCCATCATATCTCACGAAAATATTATACAAAGTACCATATCGTTTTTCTAAAGGAATTAGAGACAGACGGTCTTTCCTGGCTGGAATACAGACTGGCTCAGAACACTGACGATCTGCCTGTCATTTTAGTGCTCGATAATCCGGCTGTTTACATTGATAAGCTACCTGCTTTTTTCAGACAGGTTGCTCATGGTTTCCGAAAATACAGAATGGTCACGTTAGTTGCTGAAAGAGAATTCAGATACAGCAACATGCGCTCTATCAGGGAATTCGAGTCAGTGTACGACGAAGTATATCAGCTCGATTATAAAAATATAAATCTGCGAAAACAGATATTCCGGCAGCTGATGGCGGCTTTAGAGCGTGAGAAAAAATTCAGCGATACGGTAGTGAATAATGCGCTGAAAATTTTCCTGGAAGAGGGCCAACTTGCTAAAAGAAAAAGCATTTCAGAGTGCATTTATACTGTTATCAGATATCTGAAACAAAACGATGCCCTGAAATTTCAATTCGACTGGGAGGATTGGGACAATTTTACGCAAAAGAATTGCCCTGACCTCCGTCGCCTCTATCTGGTCGTGGCGACCTTTTATCAGTTTGGTTACAGCTTGGATATAGATTTTTGCGCTGATTTTCTCAAGAGGGCCGATGCGATTGATATTGAGGATACACTGAGTGCAAGCAGAAATTTGCCTATTTGTTTGCGAGGAAAATATTTATCGCTGCGTCATGAAACATTGGCTGACTGGTATTTGGATGACAGCACCCCTGAAACTGCTGGTAACAGAAAGAATTCAAGGAGAATTTTCAAAGATTTTCTTGATAGAATTGATACAGCTTTTTCTAAAGATCTGTTTATCTGGATCAGCAAAAACAAAGATTTTAGACGTTCATATCTGTCCAGACTTCTTGACGATAAAAAACAAACTAAAATCCTTGAAGATTTTATTACTGAAAATCCAAAGGAACTTAAATGCAGAACCGAACTGAGCAAAATCTATCAGCAGCAGAAAAAATGGGACGAAGCTGAAAAAACCCTCATGGATCTCTTGGAGCTTGATTCAAACAACCTTCAGGCTCGCACGGAGTTGAGCAAGATATATCAGCAGCAGAAAAAATGGGACGAAGCTGAAAAAATCCTCATGGATCTCTTGGAGCTTGATTCAAACAACCTTCAGGCTCGCACGGAGTTGAGCAAGATATATCAGCAGCAGAAAAAATGGGACGAAGCTGTCAAGCCGCTGAAGGAATATATTGCTCTTGATCCTCAAGGACTGCATCCTCGCACGGAGTTGAGCAAGATATATCAGCAGCAGAAAAAATGGGATGAAGCCGAAAAAATCCTCATGGAGCTATTGAAGCTTGATTCAAACAATCTTCAGGCTCGCACGGAGTTGAGCAAGATATATCAGCAGCAGAAAAAATGGGACGAAGCTGTCAAGCCGCTGAAGGAATATATTGCTCTTGATCCTCAAGGGCTGCATCCTCGCACGGAGTTGAGCAAGATATATCAGCAGCAGAAAAAATGGGACGAAGCCGAAAAAATCCTCATGGAGCTATTGAAACTTGATTCAAACAATCTTCAGGCTCGCACGGAGTTGAGCAAGATATATCAGCAGCAGAAAAAATGGGACGAAGCTGAAAAAATCCTCATGGAGTCTCTGGAAATCGACCCGGAACAGCTGCATCCTCGCACGGAGTTGAGCAAGATATATCAGCAGCAGAAAAAATGGGACGAAGCTGAAAAAATCCTCATGGAGTCTCTGAAGATCGACCCGGAACAGCTGCATCCTCGCACGGAGTTGAGCAAGATATATCAGCAGCAGAAAAAATGGGACGAAGCTGAAAAAATCCTCATGGAGCTATTGGAGTTTGATTCAAACAATCTTCAGGCTCGCACGGAGTTGAGCAAGATATATCAGCAGCAGAAAAAATGGGACGAAGCCGAAGAAGTTCTTCATCAGTGTTTAGAAATCAATCCCGATGATATTACTTCATTGCTTGAGCTGGGGAAAATTCTCGCCAAAACAGGGAGCAAACTCAAAGACGCTGAACTGTATTTCAACCACATTCTGTCGTTAACACCTGATGACCTTTATGCGAAAACTGAACTTTCAATACTGTATACAAAAACTCGTCAGTTCCATAAGAGGGAAAAAATACTGTTTGATATTTATGAAACTCACCCGGACAATATCCCTAACCTGATGAACTTATCAAGAATGTTTGTTCGGTTCAGAAAATACAGAGTTGCGATAAAATTGCTTAAAAAAGCCCTTGAATTGGATAATTCTGATTTACTGACAATAACAGAATTGATGAAAGTATATGCCTATGTCAATGGCAAAAAGAACGTATCTTTTTATAAAGAAAAAGGTGAAGAAATTATCGCACAGGAAAAATATGTAAGAAATAAAGGACGGTTCCGAAACGCTACTCCTCATCTTTATGAAGATATCGAACTGCTTGATCTTATGAGGATCGGCTATTGGGCTGAGAGGGAAGAGGTGAAAAAAATAACTTCTTCCAAGAATGAGCAGGAAGTCTTCCAATATGCCACAGTGAACAATCAGGTTAAAAATGGGACAAAGGTTTATTACGGCCTCTATTCACATGCAGGAAAGACGGTTGCAAACTTTGTTGAGCCATATTTTGAGAAAATTGATGATTTATGGGCATTGAAATAA
- the radC gene encoding DNA repair protein RadC — protein sequence MTTKDSSGSSTGHRQRLRDKFQEKGIEALTDTEVIELLLTFGTPRSDCKQAARDALAKFGSLPQVLDASPVLLEKLKGMGPKNIFALQFVQGVARRYLRQRIQKKNYITSSKDVADYLIHALRGLRHEVFMVVYLDASHAVIDSEILSQGTINVNTVYPRELIKSALAHHAASLVVAHNHPSGSLQPSGQDEQLTRTLYLMCSFMNITLLDHLIIGAGETVYSFADHGLMDAVKKDCAAIRSRLA from the coding sequence GTGACAACAAAAGATTCCTCTGGAAGCAGCACAGGCCATCGCCAACGGCTCCGGGATAAATTCCAGGAAAAGGGCATTGAAGCCCTGACAGACACCGAAGTCATTGAACTCCTGCTGACCTTCGGCACCCCCCGTTCTGACTGCAAACAGGCAGCACGGGATGCCTTGGCAAAATTCGGCTCTCTTCCGCAGGTCTTGGACGCTTCGCCTGTCCTTTTGGAAAAACTCAAAGGGATGGGGCCGAAAAATATCTTTGCCCTCCAGTTTGTCCAAGGTGTTGCCCGCCGTTATCTGCGCCAGCGAATTCAGAAAAAGAACTATATCACCTCGTCCAAGGATGTGGCTGATTATCTGATCCACGCCCTGCGGGGCCTGCGGCATGAGGTGTTCATGGTGGTCTACCTAGATGCCTCCCATGCGGTCATCGACAGCGAAATCCTCTCTCAAGGTACCATCAATGTGAACACCGTCTATCCCCGTGAGCTGATCAAGTCGGCTCTTGCCCATCATGCCGCCTCCCTTGTGGTTGCCCATAATCATCCTTCAGGCAGTCTTCAGCCCTCTGGGCAGGACGAGCAGTTGACCCGGACTTTGTATTTGATGTGCTCCTTTATGAATATCACCCTCCTTGATCATTTAATCATTGGTGCCGGGGAGACCGTGTACAGTTTTGCCGATCATGGCCTGATGGACGCTGTGAAGAAAGACTGCGCCGCGATCCGTTCCCGCCTTGCCTGA
- the hemW gene encoding radical SAM family heme chaperone HemW gives MNNLGLYIHIPFCLRKCPYCSFYSLAGRTDLYHRYAQAISTQLCSFTEEYCDQQRPLTSIFFGGGTPTLLPSETLNSLLTECLDRFPYADEAEISIEVNPATVDARGLAALRRAGFNRLSIGVQSLDDSELLLLGRPHRVDDAVKTVRLAREAGFDNINLDLMYGLPGQALHAWQTTLDRALALQPEHLSIYELTIEEGTPFARLREQGTFALPDEETILLMLDETQQALNQAGFNRYEISNYAQPGYQCCHNINYWRNGEYIGLGAGAVAFLNGIRYTAIADADQFCECLENGREVWTEKEKLDRDAAFRETVIMGLRMTAGIYLPELTERFALNAEVYYSETLHRLIRQGMLHLMHDRLQLTAQGFLLADAVMAELV, from the coding sequence ATGAATAATCTCGGTCTTTATATTCATATCCCGTTTTGTCTGCGTAAATGCCCCTATTGTAGTTTTTACTCCCTTGCAGGCCGGACAGATCTCTACCATCGTTATGCACAGGCTATCAGCACACAACTGTGTTCTTTCACCGAGGAGTATTGCGATCAGCAACGGCCCTTGACCAGTATTTTCTTTGGTGGGGGCACTCCGACGCTCTTGCCTTCGGAAACACTGAACAGCCTTCTTACTGAGTGCCTAGATCGGTTTCCTTATGCCGATGAAGCAGAAATATCCATTGAGGTAAACCCGGCAACGGTTGATGCTCGCGGGCTTGCTGCCCTACGCCGAGCAGGGTTCAACCGCCTGTCCATCGGTGTGCAGTCACTTGATGATTCGGAGCTGCTCCTGCTTGGTCGACCTCATAGGGTGGATGATGCCGTAAAGACGGTTCGATTGGCACGCGAAGCTGGCTTTGATAATATCAACCTAGATTTGATGTATGGACTTCCGGGGCAAGCACTCCATGCCTGGCAAACTACTCTTGATCGTGCCTTAGCACTCCAACCGGAACATCTTTCTATCTATGAACTCACCATCGAAGAAGGCACCCCTTTTGCCCGGCTTAGGGAGCAAGGTACTTTTGCTTTACCGGATGAAGAAACGATCCTGCTGATGTTAGATGAGACACAACAGGCACTCAATCAGGCGGGTTTCAATCGGTACGAGATATCTAATTATGCCCAACCGGGCTACCAATGCTGCCATAATATCAATTACTGGCGGAACGGAGAGTACATCGGCCTCGGGGCAGGGGCGGTTGCCTTTCTTAACGGAATACGTTACACGGCGATTGCCGATGCAGATCAATTTTGCGAGTGTCTGGAAAATGGGCGGGAAGTTTGGACGGAAAAAGAAAAACTCGACCGGGATGCCGCATTTCGGGAAACCGTCATTATGGGCTTGCGCATGACAGCAGGGATATATCTGCCGGAATTGACCGAACGTTTCGCTCTAAACGCGGAAGTCTATTACAGTGAGACCTTGCATCGCCTTATTCGTCAAGGTATGCTGCATCTTATGCATGATCGTTTACAGCTTACAGCCCAAGGATTCCTGCTAGCCGATGCGGTCATGGCGGAGCTGGTTTAA
- a CDS encoding zinc ABC transporter substrate-binding protein translates to MKKVLRPQFVFLFSLVCCLVFFSMQAYAQEQQCRLNIGASLHPYYSWTKNIVGDEVNVTSLIPPGSDPHAYQPIPADMKKLENLDAVIVNGVGHDEFIKPMLKAIENDKLVVIDTSKGLPLIPVFGKHYAFEEKESKISYNSHTYISITGAIQQMQMIARKLGRLCPDQAGVFVKNVRAYSMKLRNMLQSALMRVDMLDLNSLRIATVHDGYSYLFQELGIEVSAVVQPRHGVKPSARQLQDTIKRIKRAKVNVLFGELDYEKKYVDIIYKETGCRLYALSHISNGEYTKVFFEQAMQRNIDAIIAALTEVAGGSTPADISGQMQNNMSRQMQNASQQMQNSVQESLKNSVPTIQQQQMNERMNQQVQDTTKQMQKTVQEQLKDSIPTMQQQQMNKRMNQQVQDTTKQMQGTMQESLQKTLPKMQQQQIKDRINQQVQDTQKSVLENLSPGAQQQQGKDQ, encoded by the coding sequence ATGAAAAAAGTATTGCGCCCTCAATTTGTGTTCCTCTTCAGTCTGGTCTGCTGCCTCGTTTTCTTTTCGATGCAGGCATATGCCCAGGAACAACAATGTCGTTTGAATATCGGAGCTTCTCTGCACCCGTATTATTCCTGGACCAAAAATATCGTCGGTGATGAGGTAAATGTGACCTCATTAATCCCTCCGGGCTCGGATCCTCATGCCTACCAGCCGATACCGGCTGATATGAAAAAACTGGAAAATCTGGATGCGGTCATTGTCAACGGAGTAGGGCATGATGAATTCATCAAGCCCATGCTCAAGGCCATTGAAAACGATAAACTGGTGGTTATCGACACCAGTAAAGGACTCCCTCTGATTCCCGTTTTTGGTAAGCATTACGCTTTTGAGGAAAAGGAAAGCAAGATCTCGTATAACAGCCATACCTATATCTCCATAACCGGGGCGATTCAGCAGATGCAGATGATCGCCAGAAAACTGGGTAGACTCTGTCCGGATCAGGCTGGTGTATTTGTGAAAAATGTCCGTGCTTATTCTATGAAGCTGCGTAATATGCTCCAGTCCGCGTTAATGCGGGTTGATATGCTCGACCTTAATAGTCTGCGTATCGCCACAGTCCATGACGGATACTCCTATCTCTTTCAGGAGCTCGGTATTGAGGTCAGTGCGGTGGTGCAGCCAAGACACGGGGTGAAGCCCAGTGCGCGCCAGTTACAGGATACCATTAAAAGGATTAAGCGTGCCAAGGTGAATGTACTGTTCGGGGAGCTGGATTATGAAAAAAAATACGTAGATATTATTTATAAGGAGACCGGCTGCCGCCTCTATGCGCTCTCCCATATTTCCAATGGGGAGTACACAAAGGTATTTTTTGAGCAGGCCATGCAGAGAAACATCGACGCCATTATTGCAGCCCTGACCGAGGTCGCAGGAGGAAGCACTCCGGCAGATATCTCAGGGCAAATGCAGAATAATATGTCGCGGCAGATGCAGAATGCCTCGCAACAGATGCAAAACTCTGTTCAGGAAAGTCTTAAAAATTCTGTGCCAACAATACAGCAGCAGCAGATGAATGAACGGATGAATCAGCAGGTGCAGGATACCACGAAGCAGATGCAGAAAACTGTGCAAGAACAACTCAAAGATTCCATCCCGACAATGCAGCAGCAGCAGATGAATAAACGGATGAATCAGCAGGTGCAGGATACCACGAAGCAGATGCAGGGCACCATGCAAGAAAGTCTGCAAAAAACACTGCCTAAAATGCAGCAGCAGCAGATTAAGGATCGTATAAATCAGCAGGTGCAGGATACGCAGAAAAGCGTGCTGGAAAATCTGTCCCCTGGAGCACAGCAACAGCAGGGTAAGGACCAATAA
- a CDS encoding metal ABC transporter ATP-binding protein: protein MSSTEKHNLLETDNLSVSLRGNRILDDINLQVKKGHIHALTGPNGAGKTTLIRSVMGGMPHKGTIRFFFRESGRVGYVPQFLEFDHSVPITVFDFLFLMLKKMPAFFGRRRAVRAEIEELLTATDCAHLIDRCVGQLSGGEFRRVLLAQALSPKPELLLLDEPASNIDEVGIRHFEEMLIKLRDEHGITILMVCHSMNMISRVCDAVTAVNRTIFYDGPAKGLNHSDLLQQYTFL from the coding sequence ATGAGCAGTACTGAAAAGCATAATCTGCTTGAAACAGATAATCTTTCGGTTTCTCTCCGGGGAAACCGAATCCTGGATGATATTAATTTGCAGGTCAAGAAAGGGCATATCCATGCCCTGACTGGCCCTAACGGAGCTGGCAAGACCACCTTGATACGGAGCGTCATGGGCGGGATGCCCCATAAGGGAACTATCCGTTTCTTTTTCCGAGAAAGTGGTCGGGTCGGCTATGTGCCGCAGTTTCTGGAGTTTGATCATTCCGTGCCAATCACGGTTTTTGATTTTCTTTTTCTGATGCTGAAAAAGATGCCTGCTTTTTTCGGTCGCCGGAGGGCAGTGCGGGCGGAGATCGAGGAATTGCTGACTGCGACAGACTGCGCACATCTGATTGATCGCTGTGTAGGCCAGCTTTCCGGCGGGGAGTTTCGCAGAGTTCTACTGGCTCAGGCACTGAGTCCCAAGCCGGAGCTTCTTCTTCTTGATGAACCTGCCAGTAATATTGACGAAGTCGGTATCCGTCATTTTGAGGAAATGCTTATCAAGCTGAGAGATGAGCATGGAATTACCATTCTCATGGTCTGCCATAGTATGAACATGATCTCCCGTGTGTGCGATGCGGTTACAGCGGTCAACCGAACGATTTTTTATGACGGTCCCGCCAAGGGGCTGAATCATTCCGATCTCCTGCAGCAATATACTTTTCTATGA
- a CDS encoding metal ABC transporter permease, translating to MDFIYDIFKNWAVQGYLPSIFEHTFMIRGLLAALIVGPLLGAVGTVVVTKKLSFFTQTIGNAAMSGVAIGLLLGEPVDGTYAGLYGFCLIVALLMTFVKNRTRLANDTIIGVVLAQVLGLGIILMIVVTSQFNIHQVEGILFGSLITLNDQDLIALTVASLVVGILFAFNFNRFMLASFNRTLAKARGLSPVFLEYLFVTLMTIVVVSSLKLIGALLVLVLIVVPAAGAQLVAPNLRWFVWLSIIFSTMSTVSGLLLSGLLPVPSGAVIALVSSALFYGALVSRPLLSRSGPNQGEI from the coding sequence ATGGACTTTATTTACGATATTTTTAAAAATTGGGCAGTTCAAGGGTATCTGCCCTCAATCTTTGAGCATACCTTCATGATTCGCGGCCTACTGGCCGCCTTGATTGTCGGTCCGCTGCTCGGGGCTGTCGGTACAGTGGTGGTTACAAAAAAACTCTCTTTCTTTACCCAGACCATCGGCAACGCAGCCATGAGCGGCGTTGCCATCGGGCTGCTGCTCGGCGAGCCAGTAGACGGCACCTATGCAGGATTGTACGGCTTTTGCCTGATTGTGGCCCTGCTGATGACCTTTGTTAAAAATCGGACTCGGCTTGCCAATGATACGATTATCGGGGTGGTGCTGGCTCAGGTGCTGGGCCTCGGTATTATTCTGATGATTGTGGTGACCAGCCAGTTCAATATCCATCAGGTGGAGGGTATTCTCTTTGGTAGCCTGATCACCCTTAACGATCAGGATCTCATTGCCCTGACAGTCGCTTCGTTGGTTGTCGGGATTCTGTTCGCTTTTAATTTTAACCGATTTATGCTGGCCAGCTTTAACCGTACCTTGGCCAAGGCACGGGGGCTGTCTCCAGTGTTTTTGGAGTATCTCTTTGTTACGCTGATGACCATTGTGGTGGTGTCCAGTCTGAAATTGATCGGTGCTCTGCTTGTTCTTGTTTTGATTGTGGTTCCGGCGGCAGGTGCCCAGCTGGTTGCCCCCAATCTTCGCTGGTTTGTCTGGCTCAGCATCATTTTTTCCACGATGAGTACAGTCTCCGGGCTGCTGTTGTCTGGATTGTTGCCAGTGCCTAGCGGCGCGGTAATCGCTCTGGTTTCCAGCGCCCTGTTTTACGGCGCTCTGGTTTCTCGACCCTTGCTGTCCAGAAGTGGGCCGAATCAAGGGGAAATATAA
- a CDS encoding zf-TFIIB domain-containing protein has translation MEKQCPCCPNVTLRKAIRRGVEIDYCPDCNGIWLDNGELSKIVTESVHASETESSPPEISVEASRKSVFKSFLNLMGSTKDDADNGFDDGLSDNSGDDSSNNSSNNSDSDFISESNKS, from the coding sequence ATGGAAAAACAGTGTCCCTGCTGTCCAAATGTGACACTCCGCAAAGCCATACGCAGAGGGGTGGAGATTGATTATTGCCCTGACTGCAACGGCATATGGCTCGATAACGGAGAGCTGAGTAAAATTGTTACTGAATCTGTGCATGCCTCGGAAACAGAAAGCAGTCCGCCGGAAATCTCGGTTGAAGCATCAAGGAAATCAGTTTTCAAGTCTTTTTTGAATCTTATGGGATCCACTAAGGATGATGCAGATAATGGTTTTGATGATGGCTTGAGTGATAATTCCGGTGATGATTCGAGTAATAATTCGAGTAATAATTCGGACAGCGACTTCATCTCCGAATCGAATAAGTCATGA
- a CDS encoding DUF3039 domain-containing protein: MKVTGDRPGKGTYICMACGKKVVIENDEEKLPVCPKCSGSMFH; this comes from the coding sequence ATGAAAGTAACGGGAGATCGTCCAGGAAAAGGTACCTATATTTGCATGGCCTGCGGGAAAAAAGTTGTTATAGAAAATGATGAAGAGAAATTACCGGTATGTCCCAAATGCAGCGGCTCAATGTTCCATTAA
- a CDS encoding response regulator, protein MQKILIVDDKEQNLFTLKKVLADLDVEFFEATYGNDALKATLHNDFALAILDVQMPEMDGYELAELLRCDPKTENLPIIFLSAVYHDDYHVFKGYNSGAVDFIIKPYEPTILLSKVNFFLQLHQQKLALEKAVELERSKNYLENILFSMTDAIFVINFQGDIEVCNQGSQSLVGYEQDEMVGQPLQTFLTKEDCTIWMQELVSDEEVTPLQNLETSLQTAYDERIPVLASASPIRDEEGGLHGAVFVLRDLRERKKLEEQVYRSKRMESIGLMAGGVAHDLNNLLAGIIGYPELLLKTLPENSNLREPLEAILESGQRAAMVVADLLTVARGVAIAKEVRSLNLLAKEYLTSPEHKKLDTLYPEISFEHRLEATRAGIFCSPIHIKKCLMNLITNAAEAVVSNGTINITTHNTQVDEIKALGYEIAEGEYIVLCVEDTGSGISEKDLQHIFEPFYTKKSMGRSGTGLGLTVVWNTVQDHESKIFVTSDEKGTCFQIYFPVSKEKVVVIEESREQEKRAELSRTILIVDDEPQLRDVAARILKSIGYTVASVCSGELAIKYILDKPVDLIVIDMQMEPGMNGYETYYEISKIYPEQKAIIVSGFSDSANVKAALKLGANGFIKKPYSLDQLGRAVKEALRS, encoded by the coding sequence ATGCAAAAGATACTTATCGTCGATGATAAGGAACAGAACCTGTTCACGTTGAAAAAGGTTCTGGCTGACCTTGATGTGGAGTTTTTTGAAGCAACGTACGGCAATGATGCCCTCAAGGCAACCCTGCATAATGACTTTGCGCTGGCAATACTTGATGTCCAGATGCCGGAGATGGACGGCTATGAATTGGCCGAACTCCTCCGTTGCGACCCCAAAACAGAAAATCTCCCTATTATTTTTTTATCAGCCGTCTATCATGACGACTACCATGTCTTTAAGGGGTATAACTCTGGAGCGGTTGATTTTATTATTAAACCTTATGAGCCTACGATTCTGCTCAGCAAGGTGAACTTCTTTTTACAGCTGCACCAACAAAAACTTGCTTTAGAAAAAGCCGTCGAATTGGAAAGAAGTAAGAACTATTTGGAAAACATCCTCTTCTCCATGACCGACGCCATCTTTGTTATTAATTTTCAAGGTGATATCGAGGTCTGCAATCAAGGGAGTCAGTCTCTTGTTGGCTATGAGCAGGACGAGATGGTTGGTCAGCCCTTGCAAACATTTCTTACAAAGGAAGACTGCACGATCTGGATGCAGGAACTTGTCTCAGATGAAGAAGTAACCCCCTTACAAAATCTAGAAACTTCATTGCAAACTGCGTACGATGAGAGGATTCCGGTCCTTGCTTCTGCATCGCCCATTCGTGACGAGGAAGGAGGATTACACGGAGCGGTCTTTGTTTTGAGGGATCTGCGGGAGCGTAAGAAGCTCGAAGAGCAGGTCTATCGTTCCAAGCGAATGGAATCCATAGGCCTGATGGCCGGTGGGGTGGCTCATGATTTGAATAATCTCCTAGCCGGGATTATCGGATATCCTGAACTGCTTCTGAAAACCCTGCCCGAAAACAGCAACCTCCGCGAACCGCTCGAAGCTATTTTGGAATCCGGCCAACGGGCAGCAATGGTGGTCGCCGATCTCTTAACCGTAGCTCGTGGTGTTGCTATTGCTAAAGAGGTTCGTAGTCTCAATCTGTTGGCGAAGGAATACCTTACTTCCCCGGAACACAAAAAACTCGATACCCTGTATCCTGAAATTTCGTTTGAGCATCGACTTGAGGCGACGCGGGCTGGCATTTTTTGCTCCCCGATCCATATTAAAAAATGCCTCATGAATTTGATAACCAATGCTGCCGAAGCTGTTGTCAGCAATGGTACCATCAATATTACCACCCATAATACGCAGGTTGACGAGATCAAGGCTCTAGGATATGAAATAGCCGAAGGGGAATACATAGTTCTTTGCGTAGAAGATACTGGTTCCGGCATTTCAGAAAAAGATCTGCAACATATCTTTGAGCCTTTTTATACCAAGAAGTCTATGGGGCGAAGCGGTACGGGCCTGGGATTAACAGTGGTCTGGAATACAGTCCAAGATCATGAAAGCAAAATATTCGTTACCAGCGACGAGAAAGGAACCTGTTTTCAAATTTATTTTCCGGTGAGCAAAGAAAAAGTTGTTGTGATAGAGGAGAGCCGCGAACAGGAAAAAAGAGCTGAGCTGAGCAGGACCATTCTGATTGTAGATGATGAACCGCAATTACGAGATGTTGCCGCTAGGATACTGAAATCAATTGGCTATACGGTTGCCTCTGTTTGCTCCGGTGAACTGGCGATCAAATATATTTTGGACAAGCCGGTTGATCTTATCGTGATTGATATGCAGATGGAGCCGGGCATGAACGGGTATGAGACCTATTACGAAATCAGCAAGATATATCCTGAGCAGAAGGCTATCATTGTCAGTGGATTTTCCGACAGTGCAAATGTGAAGGCCGCCTTGAAGCTGGGAGCAAACGGCTTTATCAAAAAACCATACTCTCTTGATCAGCTCGGGAGAGCGGTGAAAGAGGCTTTGCGTAGCTGA